The Virgibacillus dokdonensis genome includes a window with the following:
- a CDS encoding flagellar biosynthetic protein FliO, which yields MKKLTVIFSLLSLFLFLFVTELDVAAAPKSVNDCINDEADCESTETNAAEKENNEDKTALLNKETDADPLWLSFVKLIIALLLILGLIYLLLLFLKRKNALFNQAKALENIAGISVGQNKSLQIVRLGKKYYLIGVGDNVELLQEITDESVIDDLRKEGVAYETATLPKFLQKFNHGSKNMKTNDQTNFKRQFTRELDKLKQNRNQLIQQFAQKEDRNE from the coding sequence GTGAAGAAATTAACGGTTATATTTAGTTTGTTAAGCTTGTTCCTATTTCTGTTTGTAACGGAATTAGATGTAGCGGCTGCTCCTAAATCTGTTAATGATTGTATCAATGACGAAGCAGACTGCGAATCTACAGAAACAAATGCAGCAGAGAAGGAAAATAATGAAGATAAGACGGCATTATTGAATAAAGAAACAGATGCAGATCCACTATGGCTAAGCTTTGTGAAGTTAATCATTGCTTTATTGCTTATTCTCGGTTTGATCTATCTCTTGCTTTTGTTTTTGAAACGAAAAAATGCATTATTTAACCAAGCGAAAGCATTAGAGAACATTGCAGGTATATCTGTAGGACAGAATAAATCATTGCAAATTGTTCGCCTAGGGAAAAAGTATTATTTAATCGGTGTAGGAGATAATGTTGAGCTGCTTCAGGAAATAACGGATGAGTCTGTTATTGATGACTTACGAAAGGAGGGTGTAGCTTATGAAACAGCTACTCTTCCAAAGTTTTTGCAAAAATTTAATCATGGATCAAAAAATATGAAAACAAATGATCAAACGAATTTCAAACGGCAATTTACAAGGGAATTGGACAAGTTAAAGCAAAATCGCAACCAATTAATACAGCAGTTTGCACAGAAGGAAGATCGTAATGAATGA
- a CDS encoding response regulator yields the protein MGNRILIVDDAAFMRMMIKDILTKNGYEVVGEAQDGVQAVEKYNELNPDLITMDITMPEKDGITALNEILAVDPQAKIIMCSAMGQQAMVIDAIQAGAKDFIVKPFQADRVIEAIQKALS from the coding sequence ATGGGCAATCGTATTTTAATAGTAGATGACGCAGCGTTTATGCGAATGATGATTAAGGATATTCTAACGAAAAATGGATATGAAGTTGTTGGTGAAGCACAAGATGGCGTACAAGCTGTTGAAAAATATAATGAATTAAACCCTGATTTAATAACAATGGATATTACAATGCCAGAAAAAGATGGGATTACGGCATTAAACGAAATATTAGCCGTTGATCCACAAGCAAAAATCATTATGTGTTCCGCGATGGGACAGCAAGCAATGGTTATTGACGCCATTCAAGCAGGAGCAAAGGATTTTATTGTAAAACCGTTCCAAGCGGATCGCGTTATTGAAGCAATTCAGAAAGCTTTAAGCTAA